One window of Oryza brachyantha chromosome 12, ObraRS2, whole genome shotgun sequence genomic DNA carries:
- the LOC102721326 gene encoding pentatricopeptide repeat-containing protein At2g33760 → MDPPRRRSPEYDSLLLAGPRLGPLRQAHARLVVAGHGRSLPLVTKLATLAVAAGAAPYAHLLAASHPCCDSFLLSSLARAAAHRGLPGAAVAFYGRLLAAALPFSSFAFTGVAKACADLSALRTGMAVHAHSILLGFGSDRFVQTALVVLYSKCGRLHIARKLFDAIRDKSVVAWNAMISGYEQNGLAERAIEVYREMQVAQVVPDSATFVATLSACAQAGALDLGREVERRIVSDQMDVTVFLGSALVNMYARCGLVNKARDWFDRLQERNVVTWTSMIAGYGMHGHGREAINLFQLMRHEGPTPNDVTFVAVLAACAHAGLVSEGRDAFDSMKRVYRLVPRAEHYCSMVDMYGRAGLLDDAMQFIHESIPEEPGPEVWTAMLGACKMHKNFNLGVEVAERLIVLEPENPSHRVLLSNIYALSGKMYHVEKVRNVMIKRRLKKQIGYSLVELGGTAHLFRMGEKSHQQTREIYQYLEELIHRISDAGYVPETDSVLHELEEEEREVALRYHSEKLAVAYGLMMSSGSTSPIRVIKNLRICGDCHLAIKFMSSVENREIIVRDKHRFHHFKDGSCSCLEYW, encoded by the coding sequence atGGATCCTCCACGGCGCCGGTCGCCGGAGTACgactccctcctcctcgccggcccgCGCCTCGGCCCGCTCAGGCAGGCCCACGcgcgcctcgtcgtcgccggccacggCCGCTCGCTCCCGCTCGTCACCAAGCTGgccaccctcgccgtcgccgcgggcgCCGCGCCCTACGCGCACCTCCTCGCGGCGTCCCACCCTTGCTGCGACTCCTTCCTGCTCTCCtccctcgcccgcgccgccgcgcatcGCGGCCTCCCCGGCGCGGCCGTCGCCTTCTACGGGcgtctcctcgccgccgcgctcccctTCTCCAGCTTCGCCTTCACGGGCGTCGCCAAGGCCTGCGCCGATCTCTCCGCGCTCCGCACTGGCATGGCCGTGCACGCGCATTCCATCCTTCTCGGGTTCGGCTCCGATCGCTTCGTGCAGACGGCGTTGGTTGTGCTCTACTCCAAGTGTGGCCGTCTACACATTGCACGCAAGCTGTTCGACGCAATTCGTGACAAGAGTGTGGTCGCTTGGAACGCCATGATCTCTGGGTATGAGCAGAATGGGCTTGCTGAGCGTGCCATTGAAGTGTATAGGGAGATGCAGGTGGCTCAGGTGGTGCCTGATTCCGCAACATTTGTCGCCACGCTCTCTGCTTGTGCACAGGCTGGTGCTCTTGATTTGGGACGTGAAGTGGAAAGACGTATTGTCTCTGACCAGATGGACGTGACGGTTTTTCTTGGCAGTGCTCTTGTGAACATGTATGCTAGGTGTGGTCTTGTGAACAAGGCTCGCGACTGGTTTGACAGGCTCCAAGAGAGGAATGTGGTCACATGGACTTCCATGATCGCAGGGTATGGAATGCATGGCCACGGTCGTGAGGCGATCAACCTGTTCCAGTTGATGAGACATGAGGGGCCAACACCCAATGATGTCACCTTTGTGGCTGTCCTAGCTGCGTGCGCTCATGCTGGGTTAGTCAGCGAGGGTCGTGATGCTTTTGATTCCATGAAGAGGGTCTATAGACTTGTTCCTCGTGCCGAGCACTACTGTTCTATGGTTGATATGTATGGAAGAGCTGGACTTCTTGATGATGCAATGCAGTTTATACATGAATCCATACCAGAAGAACCAGGACCTGAAGTTTGGACAGCGATGCTTGGAGCATGCAAGATGCACAAGAATTTCAATCTCGGAGTGGAGGTTGCTGAGCGATTGATTGTTCTAGAGCCTGAGAATCCATCCCACCGAGTGCTTCTTTCTAATATATATGCTCTTTCTGGTAAAATGTACCATGTGGAGAAGGTGAGGAATGTCATGATCAAGAGAAGATTGAAAAAGCAAATAGGATACAGCTTGGTTGAGCTAGGAGGTACTGCCCATTTGTTCCGCATGGGTGAGAAGTCTCATCAGCAAACTAGAGAAATTTACCAATACTTGGAGGAACTGATTCATAGGATTAGTGATGCTGGTTATGTACCTGAAACTGACTCGGTGCTGCATGAgctggaagaagaggagagggaggttgCACTGAGATATCACAGTGAAAAATTGGCGGTAGCATATGGTCTCATGATGAGCAGTGGGAGCACCTCTCCAATCAGGGTAATAAAAAACCTGCGGATATGTGGTGATTGCCATCTCGCAATCAAGTTCATGTCATCTGTGGAAAACAGAGAGATAATTGTCAGGGACAAACACCGTTTTCACCATTTTAAAGATGGCAGTTGTTCCTGTTTGGAGTATTGGTAA
- the LOC102722171 gene encoding leucine-rich repeat receptor-like tyrosine-protein kinase PXC3 — protein sequence MEERSSCSCSSSGFLLQLVLALFLSLFLFLDSSMAATAAPPSAPLNTTQASIMKELIAMVPNSAWWNTSDSNPCRWDGVNCSSSNSLSVVTNLTLSGYGLSNSSIFETICSLDNLQFLDLSKNSFINLSPRFFTSSCSMKAGLRSLNLSSNSILMPLGDFSGFPLLEVLDLSFNSFSGSISTQLNSLPKMRSLNLSGNSLVGDVPTSMALSLEELVLSSNQFSGSIPKALFNYRNLTMLDLSQNNLTGDVPDEFLKLPKLRTLILSANNLSGNIPGSVSNVISLSRFAANQNYFTGLIPSGITKNVKMLDLSYNNISGVIPSDMLSPVGLQSVDLTGNNLEGPIPRNLSSTLYRLRLGDNSLNGTIPNTIGDALALAYLELDSNHLMGSIPLELGKCKNLFLLNLGSNELKGPVPDAIGSLDKLVVLKLQMNSLDGPIPSAFFGLANLNTMNLSQNSFTGELPREISKLSKKTKLSVLNLQGNKISGSIPNSISLLTSLIELSLGNNALTGIIPTMPIKLSAVLNLSHNHLSGSIPSNIGLLSDLEVLDLSYNDLSGEVPASLASMQSLTQLVLSYNNLSGSIPIFPGHVEVTDTGNPGLKNGTGDNGKDTTSGKRTHGIFITVVAIAGALVGLCLLGAILMVSYSKRIYRVEDEGSSTEEAVARIINGHLITMNSIHTSAIDFSKAMEAVSNHNNIFLKTRFCTYYKAVMPNGSTYSVKRLNWSDKIFQIGNQQKFGNELEVLGKLSNSNVMVPLAYVLTEENAYILYEHMHKGTVFDFLHAGMSDVLDWPSRYSIAFGLAQGLTFLHGCTQPVLLLDLSTRTVHLKSMNEPQIGDIELSKIVDPSKSSGSLSTIAGTVGYIPPEYAYTMRLTMAGNVYSFGVILLELLTGKPSVCDGIELAKWALSLSGSPDQREQILDSRVSRTSAAVHSQMLSVLNIALACVALSPDARPKMRSVLRMLLNAK from the exons ATGGAGGAGAGGTCGTCTTGTTCCTGTAGCAGCAGTGGCTTCTTGCTGCAGCTGGTACTAGCTCTCTTCTTGTCGTTGTTCTTGTTTCTTGATTCGTCcatggccgccaccgccgcaccgccgTCGGCACCACTAAATACCACACAGGCGTCGATCATGAAGGAGCTTATAGCCATGGTTCCTAACAGTGCCTGGTGGAACACGAGCGATTCGAATCCATGCCGATGGGATGGAGTCAATTGCTCTAGCTCCAATTCTTTATCAGTTGTGACCAATCTTACTTTGTCTGGCTATGGTTTGTCCAACTCCTCCATATTCGAAACCATATGCTCTCTTGACAACTTGCAATTTCTTGATCTCTCCAAGAATTCCTTCATCAATTTGTCTCCACGATTCTTCACCTCTTCTTGCTCCATGAAGGCTGGATTGCGGTCGCTTAATTTGAGCAGCAACAGTATACTGATGCCACTTGGTGATTTCTCTGGTTTCCCCCTTCTGGAGGTTCTTGACTTGTCCTTCAATTCTTTTAGCGGTAGTATCAGCACTCAGTTGAATTCTTTGCCCAAAATGAGAAGCTTGAACCTTAGTGGCAATAGCTTGGTCGGTGATGTTCCGACAAGCATGGCTCTGTCTTTAGAGGAGTTGGTGTTGTCTAGTAATCAATTCAGTGGTAGCATTCCTAAAGCTTTATTCAATTACCGGAATCTTACCATGCTGGATCTCAGTCAGAACAATCTAACTGGTGATGTACCGGATGAGTTCTTAAAGCTGCCCAAGCTCAGGACTTTAATCTTGTCAGCTAATAATCTGAGTGGCAATATACCAGGAAGCGTGTCAAATGTTATAAGTCTCTCTCGGTTTGCAGCTAATCAGAACTATTTTACCGGTTTGATTCCTAGTGGTATCACCAAGAATGTGAAGATGCTGGATCTGAGTTACAATAATATCAGTGGAGTGATCCCCTCTGATATGCTTAGTCCTGTGGGATTGCAGAGTGTTGATCTCACCGGCAATAATCTCGAAGGGCCCATCCCTAGAAACTTGTCTTCAACCCTCTACCGGTTGAGGCTTGGTGACAACTCTCTCAATGGAACCATCCCAAACACAATCGGTGATGCGTTAGCCTTGGCTTATCTTGAGTTGGATAGCAATCATTTGATGGGAAGCATACCTTTAGAACTTGGCAAATGCAAGAACTTGTTTTTATTGAACCTGGGATCAAATGAGTTGAAGGGTCCAGTTCCTGATGCAATTGGCAGCCTTGACAAGCTGGTAGTTCTGAAGCTTCAAATGAACAGTCTGGATGGACCCATCCCGAGTGCGTTTTTTGGTTTAGCAAATCTGAACACAATGAATCTCAGTCAGAATTCATTCACTGGAGAGTTACCAAGAGAAATCAGCAAGTTGTCAAAGAAGACAAAGCTTTCTGTTTTAAACTTGCAAGGCAACAAGATCAGTGGCAGCATTCCAAACTCAATCAGCTTATTAACTTCTCTGATTGAGCTTAGTCTGGGGAACAATGCTCTGACTGGTATTATCCCAACAATGCCCATTAAATTAAGTGCTGTTCTTAATCTTAGCCACAACCATCTCAGCGGATCTATTCCTTCAAATATTGGTTTGTTAAGTGATCTAGAGGTACTTGATCTTTCATACAATGATTTGTCTGGGGAGGTGCCAGCCTCGCTGGCGAGTATGCAAAGCTTGACACAGTTGGTCCTTTCTTATAATAACCTTTCTGGGTCTATTCCTATATTTCCTGGACATGTGGAAGTTACTGATACAGGAAATCCCGGTCTTAAAAATGGTACAGGAGACAATGGGAAGGATACTACAAGTGGTAAGAGGACCCATGGTATTTTCATCACCGTTGTTGCTATTGCTGGTGCTCTTGTTGGATTGTGCTTGCTTGGTGCAATTTTGATGGTTTCATATTCCAAGAGAATTTATCGTGTTGAAGATGAAGGATCATCAACTGAGGAGGCTGTTGCTCGAATCATCAATGGCCACCTCATAACAATGAACAGTATCCATACTTCTGCAATTGATTTTTCGAAAGCAATGGAAGCAGTGTCGAATCACAACAACATTTTTCTGAAAACAAGGTTCTGTACTTACTACAAAGCTGTGATGCCTAATGGCTCAACCTACTCTGTGAAAAGACTTAATTGGAGTGATAAGATATTCCAAATTGGGAACCAACAGAAGTTTGGTAATGAACTGGAGGTGCTTGGAAAGTTAAGCAATTCCAATGTCATGGTGCCCTTGGCCTATGTGTTGACAGAAGAAAATGCATACATCCTCTATGAGCACATGCACAAGGGCACGGTGTTTGATTTTCTTCATGCCGGAATGTCGGATGTTCTGGACTGGCCTTCACGGTATAGCATAGCCTTTGGGTTAGCCCAAGGACTGACATTTCTTCATGGGTGCACTCAGCCAGTTCTGCTTCTTGATTTGTCAACAAGGACTGTACACTTGAAGTCAATGAATGAACCTCAGATTGGAGATATTGAGCTTTCCAAAATTGTTGATCCTTCCAAGAGCAGTGGGAGCCTTTCAACCATTGCTGGTACAGTTGGTTATATTCCACCAG AATATGCATACACGATGAGGTTGACGATGGCTGGCAACGTTTACAGCTTTGGAGTCATCTTACTGGAGCTTTTAACTGGGAAACCATCGGTCTGTGATGGCATCGAGTTAGCCAAGTGGGCTCTCAGCCTTTCAGGTAGCCCTGATCAGAGGGAGCAGATCCTTGACAGCAGGGTCTCAAGAACTTCAGCTGCTGTTCACAGCCAGATGTTGTCGGTCCTGAACATCGCTCTCGCTTGCGTCGCGCTTTCTCCAGATGCTCGGCCAAAGATGCGCAGCGTCTTGAGGATGCTATTGAACGCAAAATGA
- the LOC102721889 gene encoding dihydrolipoyllysine-residue acetyltransferase component 5 of pyruvate dehydrogenase complex, chloroplastic: MAGLLHSPAAALLPPASLLLRRQHGGSRRRRGACFRVEAKIREIFMPALSSTMTEGKIVSWTAAEGDRLAKGDPVVVVESDKADMDVETFHDGFLAAVLVPAGESAPVGSAIALLAESEEEIPAAQSQAASFSSSSSSSSSPPPPPQEATPPPPPPPPAPVAAVSAPVPPSPATQGGSRVVASPYAKKLAKDLNVDLFSIAGSGPGGRIVAKDVEAAAVAPKKATRAPAAARPDVPLGSTVPFTTMQGAVSKNMVESLAVPTFRVGYTFTTDALDALYKKIKEKGVTMTALLAKATAMALVQHPVINSSCRDEKSFTYNSSINIAVAVAIDGGLITPVLPDADKLDIYSLSRKWKELVDKARAKQLQPHEYNSGTFTISNLGMFGVDRFDAILPPGTGAIMAVGTSQPTLVGTKDGRIGIKNQMQVNVTADHRVIYGADLAAFLQTLSKIIEDPKDLTFHPALHGGAMAAAGSSGRAEVDTSSAFRSVKEAVAVFGERLENQFRPDGGGYGDRRAGREGRTRSNTLAIAASYAKLEGGDGVRATSQWRPNAIGATAKVEESSKKLPVAEAMPMYLVPSSPPFFASSPSLANDEDVASAGGSSMVMGSIRKVEEEAARARQEVAQLKRRLAETELAMATLSAKLHRALSKLAHMEADRAAAARARIQRRDGRDMALAVWAAAGDRRPATTARRQPLGQLLRLGEADSGGGGEVMIGGQRRTAAPTRKVQKQKPIVPLIFPLINGVIFSRKKRIKDKESLYMKELYSLLRLS; the protein is encoded by the exons ATGGCCGGCCTTCTCCACTCCCCCGCGGCCGCGCTCCTGCCcccggcctccctcctcctccgccgccagcaCGGCGGAAGCCGGCGCCGCAGGGGCGCGTGCTTCCGCGTCGAGGCCAAGATCCGGGAGATCTTCATGCCGGCGCTCAGCTCCACCATGACGGAGGGGAAGATCGTGTCGTGGACCGCCGCCGAGGGGGACCGCCTCGCCAAGGGCgaccccgtcgtcgtcgtcgagtcCGACAAGGCCGACATGGACGTCGAGACCTTCCACGAtggcttcctcgccgccgtcctcgtcccCGCCGGCGAGTCCGCCCCCGTCGGCTCCGCCATCGCGCTCCTCGCCGagtcggaggaggagatccCGGCCGCCCAGTCCCAGGCCGcttccttctcttcctcctcctcctcctcgtcctctccgccaccgcctccccaaGAAGCaacccctcccccgccgcctcctcctccggccccAGTAGCAGCAGTCTCTGCTCCCGTGCCGCCATCGCCAGCAACGCAGGGCGGGTCGCGCGTGGTCGCGTCGCCGTACGCCAAGAAGCTCGCCAAGGACCTCAACGTTGATCTCTTCTCGATTGCCGGCTCTGGCCCGGGTGGGCGGATAGTGGCGAAGGACGTCgaggcggcagcggtggcgcCTAAGAAGGCGACGCGTGCGCCGGCTGCCGCACGGCCCGACGTGCCACTTGGGTCGACGGTGCCGTTCACGACAATGCAGGGTGCTGTCAGCAAGAACATGGTGGAGAGCCTCGCCGTGCCGACGTTCAGAGTCGGTTACACCTTCACAACTGATGCTCTGGATGCGCTCTACAAGAAG ATTAAGGAGAAGGGTGTGACGATGACGGCCCTGTTGGCAAAGGCGACTGCAATGGCACTTGTGCAACACCCGGTTATAAACTCCAGCTGCAGAGATGAGAAGAGCTTCACTTACAACAGCAGCATAAACATTGCTGTGGCAGTGGCCATCGATGGTGGGTTGATTACGCCAGTGCTTCCAGATGCTGATAAG CTCGACATTTATTCTCTGTCGAGGAAATGGAAGGAGTTAGTTGATAAGGCTCGAGCAAAGCAGCTGCAGCCCCATGAATACAACTCGG GCACCTTTACTATTTCAAACCTCGGTATGTTTGGAGTTGACAGATTTGATGCAATCTTGCCACCTGGAACA GGTGCAATCATGGCCGTTGGAACGTCACAACCAACACTTGTTGGTACAAAAGATGGTAGAATTGGGATCAAGAACCAAATGCAG GTCAACGTTACTGCTGATCATCGTGTTATTTATGGAGCTGATCTTGCTGCTTTCCTGCAAACGCTTTCCAAGATAATTGAGGATCCCAAGGACCTTACATT CCATCCTGCCTTgcacggcggcgccatggccgccgccggctcgtcGGGCCGAGCGGAGGTCGACACCTCCAGCGCCTTCCGGTCGGTGAAGGAGGCGGTCGCCGTGTTCGGCGAGCGCCTGGAGAACCAGTTCAGGCCGGACGGCGGCGGGTATGGTGATCGCCGTGCTGGTAGAGAGGGGAGGACCCGGTCGAACACCTTGGCCATTGCGGCGTCCTATGCCAAGCTTGAGGGAGGAGACGGGGTTAGGGCTACTAGCCAATGGAGGCCGAACGCCATTGGCGCCACTGCCAAGGTTGAGGAGAGTAGCAAGAAGCTTCCGGTGGCCGAGGCCATGCCGATGTACTTGGtcccgtcctcgccgccgttcttcgcgtcgtcgccgtcgctagCCAACGACGAAGACGTCGCCAGCGCCGGTGGCAGCTCCATGGTGATGGGCTCCATCAggaaggtggaggaggaggccgccagGGCGAGGCAGGAGGTGGCGCAGCTGAAGCGGAGGCTGGCCGAGACGGAGCTCGCCATGGCGACGCTCAGCGCGAAGCTCCACCGCGCGCTCTCCAAGCTGGCGCACATGGAGGCCgacagggcggcggcggcgcgggcgcgcatCCAGCGGAGGGACGGCCGCGACATGGCGCTGGCGGTCTgggccgcggccggcgaccggcggcccgcgacgacggcgaggaggcagcCGCTGGGGCAGCTGCTCAGGCTCGGCGAGgccgacagcggcggcggcggcgaggtgatgATCGGCGGCCAGAgaaggacggcggcgccgacgaggaaAGTGCAGAAGCAGAAGCCGATCGTGCCTCTCATTTTTCCTCTCATCAATGGCGTCATCTTctcgaggaagaagaggatcAAGGACAAGGAGAGCTTGTACATGAAGGAGCTTTACAGCTTGCTTAGGCTCAGCTGA
- the LOC102701400 gene encoding uncharacterized protein LOC102701400, with protein sequence MQGCSFAAMEEFTFPCVALEQCNGAKKPPFSPHFASPPPWFGGGDVVGAVAAAYDHRRSFSAAEKGGGEEADAGGGGGAGWQYYYDGGGGGHGSARFAGEEETTKMDMLWEDFNEELSRAAAAPPCPLSKEWTKEAWLAGDGTPEMRRHAAAAAAAAASGSVVRRRRLSLLMMLKLLKKLFLAHKSNAASRKAPPI encoded by the coding sequence aTGCAAGGTTGCAGCTTTGCAGCCATGGAGGAGTTCACCTTCCCCTGCGTCGCACTGGAGCAATGCAACGGCGCCAAGAAGCCGCCTTTCTCGCCCCACttcgcctccccgccgccgtggttcggcggcggcgacgtcgtcggcgctgtggcggcggcgtacgATCACCGGAGGAGCTTCTCGGCCGCCgagaagggcggcggcgaggaagccgacgcggggggaggaggaggagcagggtGGCAGTACTActacgacggcggcggcggcggccatggctcCGCGAGgttcgccggcgaggaggagacgacCAAGATGGACATGCTGTGGGAGGACTTCAACGAGGAGCTctcccgcgcggcggcggccccgccGTGCCCGCTGAGCAAGGAGTGGACCAAAGAGGCctggctcgccggcgacggcacccCCGAAATGCGCCGccacgctgctgctgctgctgcggcggcggcctccggcagcgtggtgcggcggcggaggctgagCCTGCTGATGATGCTGAAGCTGCTGAAAAAGCTCTTCTTGGCGCACAAATCCAACGCTGCCTCGAGGAAGGCGCCGCCaatctga
- the LOC102701126 gene encoding histone deacetylase 14 isoform X1 has protein sequence MLWSWDGAAVGTVSSGSWRILPMLRHPCVFGSHHPLTCRRFQINERNHKHNGCWTAYCLPSDNEVSIPEANGAKKDLALPDSLLRDARILYCTSPAMGHNKESHPESNKRVPAIVEALEKFELTPKLRGSQVLEIQNFQPASLDDVARVHSRSYITGLEKAMSRASDEGLIFIEGTGPTYATQTTFHECLLSAGAGITLVDSVVAASKLGPTPPLGFALVRPPGHHAVPEGPMGFCVFGNIAVAARYAQHQHGLRRVMIIDFDVHHGNGTCDAFYDDPDIFFLSTHQLGSYPGTGKIHQVGQGNGEGTTLNLPLPGGAGDYAMRCAFDEVIAPAVQRFKPDIILVSAGYDAHALDPLAGLQFTTGTFYALAASIRELAAELCGGRCVFFLEGGYNLRSLSSSVADTFRAFLGEPSLGAQLDDPAMLYEEPTRKVREAIDKAKHLHSL, from the exons ATGCTTTGGAGCTGGGATGGAGCAGCTGTGGGCACCGTCTCTTCCGGTTCTTGGAG GATTTTGCCTATGCTCAGGCATCCCTGTGTCTTTGGCAGTCATCATCCACTAACCTGTAGAAGGTTTCAAATTAATGAAAGAAACCATAAGCATAATGGGTGTTGGACTGCATATTGCTTACCAAGTGACAATGAAGTTTCTATTCCAGAAGCAAATGGTGCTAAAAAAGACTTAGCTTTGCCTGACAGTTTGCTTCGTGATGCTCGTATTCTGTATTGTACATCTCCTGCCATGGGTCATAACAAG GAATCACATCCAGAATCTAACAAAAGAGTTCCTGCAATAGTTGAAGCTCTCGAAAAATTTGAGCTTACTCCGAAG CTTCGTGGTTCACAGGTTcttgaaattcaaaatttccaaCCTGCTTCTCTTGATGATGTTGCACGAGTTCATTCAAGATCATACATAACAGGACTCGAAAAG GCTATGAGTAGAGCTTCAGACGAAGGTTTGATATTCATTGAAGGAACTGGACCAACATATGCTACACAGACT ACTTTCCATGAGTGTCTCCTTTCAGCTGGTGCTGGAATTACACTGGTTGATTCAGTG GTTGCAGCATCCAAGTTGGGGCCAACTCCACCACTTGGTTTTGCCTTAGTAAGGCCACCAGGACATCATGCTGTCCCCGAAGGTCCCATGGGCTTTTGTGTCTTTGGGAACATTGCAGTGGCCGCTCGGTATGCTCAGCATCAGCATGGATTAAGGAGGGTCATGATAATAGACTTCGATGTTCACCACGGTAACGGCACATGTGATGCCTTTTATGACGATCCAGACATATTCTTCCTCTCAACTCATCAG CTTGGAAGCTATCCTGGCACTGGCAAGATCCACCAAGTTGGCCAGGGCAACGGTGAGGGCACGACGCTCAACCTGCCACTGCCTGGTGGCGCAGGCGACTACGCGATGAGGTGTGCATTTGATGAGGTTATTGCTCCAGCAGTGCAGCGGTTCAAGCCTGATATCATCCTTGTTTCAGCCGG GTACGACGCGCACGCGCTGGACCCTCTGGCCGGGCTGCAGTTCACGACGGGGACGTTCTACGCGCTGGCGGCGAGCATCAGGGAGCTGGCGGCGGAGCTGTGCGGCGGGCGGTGCGTCTTCTTCCTGGAGGGCGGCTACAACCTGCGGTCGCTGTCCAGCTCCGTCGCCGACACCTTCCGCGCGTTCCTCGGCGAGCCCAGCCTCGGCGCGCAGCTCGACGACCCGGCGATGCTGTACGAGGAGCCCACCCGGAAGGTCAGGGAGGCCATCGACAAGGCCAAGCACCTCCACTCGCTCTAG
- the LOC102701126 gene encoding histone deacetylase 14 isoform X2, with product MEQLWAPSLPVLGGRILPMLRHPCVFGSHHPLTCRRFQINERNHKHNGCWTAYCLPSDNEVSIPEANGAKKDLALPDSLLRDARILYCTSPAMGHNKESHPESNKRVPAIVEALEKFELTPKLRGSQVLEIQNFQPASLDDVARVHSRSYITGLEKAMSRASDEGLIFIEGTGPTYATQTTFHECLLSAGAGITLVDSVVAASKLGPTPPLGFALVRPPGHHAVPEGPMGFCVFGNIAVAARYAQHQHGLRRVMIIDFDVHHGNGTCDAFYDDPDIFFLSTHQLGSYPGTGKIHQVGQGNGEGTTLNLPLPGGAGDYAMRCAFDEVIAPAVQRFKPDIILVSAGYDAHALDPLAGLQFTTGTFYALAASIRELAAELCGGRCVFFLEGGYNLRSLSSSVADTFRAFLGEPSLGAQLDDPAMLYEEPTRKVREAIDKAKHLHSL from the exons ATGGAGCAGCTGTGGGCACCGTCTCTTCCGGTTCTTGGAG gaAGGATTTTGCCTATGCTCAGGCATCCCTGTGTCTTTGGCAGTCATCATCCACTAACCTGTAGAAGGTTTCAAATTAATGAAAGAAACCATAAGCATAATGGGTGTTGGACTGCATATTGCTTACCAAGTGACAATGAAGTTTCTATTCCAGAAGCAAATGGTGCTAAAAAAGACTTAGCTTTGCCTGACAGTTTGCTTCGTGATGCTCGTATTCTGTATTGTACATCTCCTGCCATGGGTCATAACAAG GAATCACATCCAGAATCTAACAAAAGAGTTCCTGCAATAGTTGAAGCTCTCGAAAAATTTGAGCTTACTCCGAAG CTTCGTGGTTCACAGGTTcttgaaattcaaaatttccaaCCTGCTTCTCTTGATGATGTTGCACGAGTTCATTCAAGATCATACATAACAGGACTCGAAAAG GCTATGAGTAGAGCTTCAGACGAAGGTTTGATATTCATTGAAGGAACTGGACCAACATATGCTACACAGACT ACTTTCCATGAGTGTCTCCTTTCAGCTGGTGCTGGAATTACACTGGTTGATTCAGTG GTTGCAGCATCCAAGTTGGGGCCAACTCCACCACTTGGTTTTGCCTTAGTAAGGCCACCAGGACATCATGCTGTCCCCGAAGGTCCCATGGGCTTTTGTGTCTTTGGGAACATTGCAGTGGCCGCTCGGTATGCTCAGCATCAGCATGGATTAAGGAGGGTCATGATAATAGACTTCGATGTTCACCACGGTAACGGCACATGTGATGCCTTTTATGACGATCCAGACATATTCTTCCTCTCAACTCATCAG CTTGGAAGCTATCCTGGCACTGGCAAGATCCACCAAGTTGGCCAGGGCAACGGTGAGGGCACGACGCTCAACCTGCCACTGCCTGGTGGCGCAGGCGACTACGCGATGAGGTGTGCATTTGATGAGGTTATTGCTCCAGCAGTGCAGCGGTTCAAGCCTGATATCATCCTTGTTTCAGCCGG GTACGACGCGCACGCGCTGGACCCTCTGGCCGGGCTGCAGTTCACGACGGGGACGTTCTACGCGCTGGCGGCGAGCATCAGGGAGCTGGCGGCGGAGCTGTGCGGCGGGCGGTGCGTCTTCTTCCTGGAGGGCGGCTACAACCTGCGGTCGCTGTCCAGCTCCGTCGCCGACACCTTCCGCGCGTTCCTCGGCGAGCCCAGCCTCGGCGCGCAGCTCGACGACCCGGCGATGCTGTACGAGGAGCCCACCCGGAAGGTCAGGGAGGCCATCGACAAGGCCAAGCACCTCCACTCGCTCTAG
- the LOC121055983 gene encoding uncharacterized protein LOC121055983, with protein sequence MGKQRQAAARPAGNACVWVVAAALLAAALAGGGCLVLYLALPPAGVPHWLPFAGLALVALPWAFWIATCAYRCCCSSSSSSPAPAEAVYVERQPSSRPAAVVPLPSSTNLKSAVRSPMGMGSQSHSGTRRVHFGDSSVLEEKDRGGGGGGGVGEVAEEDEQDECSSVTSHESEAPLAQSMHSLS encoded by the coding sequence atggGAAAGCagaggcaggcggcggcgcggccggcgggcaACGCGTGCGTgtgggtggtggcggcggcgctcctcgccgcggcgctcgccggcggcgggtgccTGGTGCTCTAcctcgcgctgccgccggccggcgtgcCGCACTGGCTGCCCTTCGCCGGGCTCGCGCTCGTCGCGCTCCCCTGGGCGTTCTGGATCGCCACGTGCGCGTACcggtgctgctgctcctcctcgtcgtcgtcgccggcgccggcggaggcggtgtaCGTGGAGAGGCAGCCGTCGTCGAGGCCGGCCGCGGTGGTGCCGCTGCCGAGCAGCACGAACCTCAAGAGCGCGGTGAGGTCTCCCATGGGGATGGGGTCTCAGTCTCACAGCGGCACGCGGCGGGTGCACTTCGGAGACTCCAGCGTGCTCGAGGAGAAGgacagaggcggcggcggcggcggcggtgtcggcgaGGTCGCCGAGGAGGATGAGCAAGACGAGTGCTCGTCGGTGACCTCGCACGAGAGCGAGGCGCCCCTCGCCCAATCCATGCACTCACTGTCGTAA